In Leptospira perdikensis, the genomic window CAATCTTTGTTCTTAGAATTTGTTTTTGAATTTTATTCAAAATTTTAATTAAGGATTTATTATTATTCAATTTAATGTCTTTTCTTAACATTTTAATATAAGTCAATTTACTAAAATCTTTAGAATCAAATTTTTTGGAATTCTCTAGAACTTTAAAATTAGAAATAAAATCTTTAATGTTTTTTAATTCTTTAATCGCTTCAAAATAGACATTTAAATTAAAATCTGTTTTATTAGAACAGTAGAAGTGATATAAAGAAAATCGAAGAAAACTGGAATTAAAATATGTTTCGACTTCCCCAATAAATATAGCTCTATCTCTGCTCGTAGAAAACTTTTCGTTACTAATTGTAAAGAATGGTTGGATATTCACCGTAGAACGAATTTTTTTTAATCTCAACAGGTTTCTAACCAAAATATCTGATATGGTAAAATGAAAGCGGTTATCTTGACCCATAAAAAAATACAAATCAATCTTAACTTTCCGAATTGTATTAAAGAATGAATTTATAGAATTTAAACGTAAAGATTCAAATATTCCTGTATAATATGCCCATACGGCTTCAAACCACAAAGGAATACTTAAATCACTAACAGAACTGTTTTTGATTTTTAATCCAAATTTGAAGATTTTTGTAATCTCTAAACTAGAAAATTGATTTGATCGAAGCCATTGGATTGCCAAAGATTTAATTCTTTTTGGCCAATTTTGTTTATTAATTATCCTTTCTAATTTATCATTTTGATTTTTAAAATTAATAGAATATGATTGTGACGGTCTTAAAACTAATTTTTCTTTCGACTGATAGTGCTTAGGGTTGATTAATTTAATATGTTGAATTAGTTCGCCACAATTTTCACAAGTACCAGCATCCGTTTCTTTTCCACATTTATAACATTCTCCAATAGCTAAAGAATCAGATATAAAGGAATCTTCTTTTTCTGAATACAATTGATAACTATCATTCATAGTTACTTTATTTGACTTTTTTAAATTTTCCAGTATAGAGTTACTCATATTGGAATGAGTTTCAGAAGATGTTCTAATGAATTGATCCATTTTAATACTCAGAAAACTAAGACTTTTATGAATACGATTCGTATAAAAATCCAAGGATTCAGTAAGAGGAACATTATTTAGGAATGATTTTTTTAAAGCATACGTATTGTTCTCGTCTGAACCTGCTATCGTAATTACCCGAGAAGACGGATATAGTTTTTCAATCACTCTACTGAATATATCGGCCGGTAAATATACACCGGCAATATGACCAAAATGTAAATCGCCATTTGCACAAGGAGGTGGCAAATAAACCACCTTTAACGATTTATTCTTTTTCATTTCTTAGAGACCCGAATACCAAACAAAACTGAGCAGAAAAATAAGTGAGTAGAATCGTAGCATTCCAAAAAGCAGAGATGATATGATTTAAGCGGATATAAGCAAGCAGCGTATCAGAAAAAATAAATAAGGTTGCTCCGATATAAAGTAAAAAATATTTTTTGTCTCTATTTGAAAAAACAGCATATCCCATAGACATCAAGGCAAAGATATATATGATTACAGGAATCACTAAACTTTTATCTACTTTAGTTATAAACAAAGTAATTGCAAAAATTCCATAAACACAAAATCCAACAATACTCGATATCGAAATCGTATTTCTGTTAAGGAATATATAAGTATATATTCCTTGGGCTACAATATATAGTATCAAACCCAAGGAAAAAAGTTTTGGGAACAACAAACAAATGTCACCAAACAAAATTAATACCAACGTTATCAAAAAGAATGAAAATTTATTATCAAATAACAAACTCTTTCTATATTTAACTAGATAACCAATTAAAATTAGTGTTGGGATAATTTTTGTAGGAATTAAATTTGATCGATCAGTTAGTATTCCATCTAATAGAATATGACCTAATACAGAAAAAAAGAATAGAATTGTCCAAATATATTTTTT contains:
- a CDS encoding class I tRNA ligase family protein is translated as MKKNKSLKVVYLPPPCANGDLHFGHIAGVYLPADIFSRVIEKLYPSSRVITIAGSDENNTYALKKSFLNNVPLTESLDFYTNRIHKSLSFLSIKMDQFIRTSSETHSNMSNSILENLKKSNKVTMNDSYQLYSEKEDSFISDSLAIGECYKCGKETDAGTCENCGELIQHIKLINPKHYQSKEKLVLRPSQSYSINFKNQNDKLERIINKQNWPKRIKSLAIQWLRSNQFSSLEITKIFKFGLKIKNSSVSDLSIPLWFEAVWAYYTGIFESLRLNSINSFFNTIRKVKIDLYFFMGQDNRFHFTISDILVRNLLRLKKIRSTVNIQPFFTISNEKFSTSRDRAIFIGEVETYFNSSFLRFSLYHFYCSNKTDFNLNVYFEAIKELKNIKDFISNFKVLENSKKFDSKDFSKLTYIKMLRKDIKLNNNKSLIKILNKIQKQILRTKI
- a CDS encoding lysoplasmalogenase family protein; protein product: MKKYIWTILFFFSVLGHILLDGILTDRSNLIPTKIIPTLILIGYLVKYRKSLLFDNKFSFFLITLVLILFGDICLLFPKLFSLGLILYIVAQGIYTYIFLNRNTISISSIVGFCVYGIFAITLFITKVDKSLVIPVIIYIFALMSMGYAVFSNRDKKYFLLYIGATLFIFSDTLLAYIRLNHIISAFWNATILLTYFSAQFCLVFGSLRNEKE